From the Equus przewalskii isolate Varuska chromosome 19, EquPr2, whole genome shotgun sequence genome, one window contains:
- the LOC103543362 gene encoding putative olfactory receptor 2B8 — MLARLEEKNASSFTGFILLAFSDRPQLELVLFVVLLIFYIFTLLGNTTIIALSHLDPHLHTPMYFFLSNLSFLDLCYTTSIVPQLLVNLRGINKSISFGGCVVQLYISLGLGGTECILLGVMAFDRYVAVCRPLHYTVIMPPHLCALMASASWFIGFANSLLQTVLIFLLPLCGRNKLDHFFCEVPALLKLACVDTSINESEIFFVVVFILLIPVAFIMFSYGGIVRAILRIKSAAGQRKAFGTCGSHLTVVTLFYGTAIYAYLQRNNNYSQDQGKFIALFYTIVTPMINPLIYTLRNKDVKGAMKNVLWNGHDSR, encoded by the coding sequence ATGCTAGCAAGGctggaagagaaaaatgcaagCTCCTTCACTGGGTTTATCCTGCTGGCTTTCTCTGACAGGCCTCAACTGGAGCTGGTCCTCTTTGTGGTTCTTTTGATCTTCTATATCTTCACTTTGCTGGGAAACACAACCATCATTGCATTGTCCCACCTGGACCCACATCTTCACACCcctatgtactttttcctctccaaccTCAGCTTTCTGGACCTGTGTTACACTACCAGCATTGTTCCCCAGCTCCTGGTCAATCTCAGGGGAATAAACAAATCTATCTCCTTTGGTGGTTGTGTAGTTCAGCTGTATATCTCTCTAGGATTGGGAGGCACTGAATGCATTCTCTTAGGAGTTATGGCATTTGACCGTTATGTAGCTGTTTGCAGGCCCCTTCATTACACAGTAATCATGCCTCCCCATCTCTGTGCCCTGATGGCTTCTGCTTCATGGTTCATTGGTTTTGCCAACTCCTTATTGCAAACGGTACTCATCTTCCTTTTACCACTTTGTGGGAGAAATAAATTAgaccactttttctgtgaagtACCTGCATTGCTCAAGCTCGCCTGTGTTGACACCAGTATCAATGAGTCTGAGATCTTCTTTGTAGTTGTCTTCATACTTCTCATACCAGTTGCATTTATCATGTTCTCCTATGGTGGGATCGTCAGGGCCATCTTAAGGATAAAGTCTGCAGCAGGGCAGAGAAAAGCATTTGGGACATGTGGATCTCACCTCACAGTGGTCACCCTGTTCTATGGCACAGCCATCTATGCTTATCTCCAGCGCAACAACAACTACTCTCAGGATCAGGGCAAATTCATAGCTCTCTTCTACACCATCGTTACTCCCATGATCAACCCCCTCATATATACTCTGCGGAACAAGGATGTGAAGGGAGCAATGAAGAATGTTCTTTGGAATGGTCATGACTCCAGATAA